TGGAGCCCCGCTCAAGGCATTGTCGGGCTACATGCCTCCCATGGCCACCCACGATTTCGACCTGAACAGGATCATACGCGAGCAGGCCAGGGCGGCCGGTGGTGCAGCGCAATGGCAAAGCAGGCTCGAACAATGTGAGCCGCCCAAATATGCCGATAAACTTCATCTGCCCCACGGACTGGAAGGTTACTTCGACTACGAACAAGGTCTGGCCTGCGCCAAAGCGCTCAACAAGCCCATCTTCATCGATTTTACCGGACATGGCTGCGTCAACTGCCGCGAGATGGAAGCCAATGTGTGGAGCGATCCGAGGGTGCTGCAACTGCTTCAGGACGAGTATGTGATTATTGCCCTGTATGTGGACGACAAAACCAGCCTGCCCGAATCGGAGTGGGTCACCTCCACTTATGATGGCAAGGTGAAAAAGACCATCGGGCGCAAATGGGCTGATTTCCAGATCAGCAAGTTCAACGTAAACGCCCAGCCGTTTTATGTGATTATGGGCCACAATGGCGAGGTGCTGGTGCAACCCCGTGCCTATGACCTCAACCGCGATGCTTTTGTCAGGTTTTTGCAGGATGGGGTGAAGAATTTCCGCGAAGGCACCTCTGTTTTCCGTATCCCTTCATAACGCGAAAGAATGTGAATAAAAAAGGGCTGTCTCGCATGGGACAGCCCTTTTGTTTATGGGTATTCTTCCGGTGATCAGGCCTTGCTTGAGGCAAAGTAGTGATAGAACCAGGTGATGGTTTCGATGCCTTTGTAGAAATTTTCGAGCGGGTAGTTTTCGTTGGGCGAGTGGATGGCATCCGATTCGAGGCCGAATCCCATGAGGATGGTTTTGAGGCCAAGTATTTGTTCGAAGGTCGAAATGATGGGAATACTTCCGCCGCTGCGCATGGGTACGGGCTGTTTGCCAAAGGTTTGCATGTAGGCCTTTTCAGCAGCTTTGTAAGCCGGCAGGTCGATGGGGCACACGTAGGCCTGTCCACCGTGCAGGTATTCCACTTTAACTTTAACCGTTTTTGGTGCGATGCTGGTGAAGTGATCGGCAAACAGCCTGCCGATTTTTTCGTGATGCTGGTTGGGCACCAGGCGGCAGGAGATCTTGGCATAAGCCTTGGATGGCAGTACGGTTTTGGCGCCTTCGCCGGTGTATCCACCCCAGATGCCGCATACATCGAAGGTGGGCCTGATGCCAACCCTTTCGATGGTGGTGTAGCCGGTTTCGCCCCTTACTTCTTCGAGGTCGAGGGCTTGTTTATAGGCTTCGAGACTGAACGGGGCCTTGTTGAGCAGCTCACGCTCTTCGGGGGTTGCTTCGAGCACATCGTCGTAAAATCCTGGGATGGTGATGCGGTTGTCCTTGTCGAGCATGCCTGCGATCATCTCGGCAAGGGTGTTGATCGGGTTGGCCACGGCGCCGCCGAAAAGTCCGGAGTGCAGGTCGCGGTTGGGGCCGGTCACTTCCACCTGCCAGTACGAAAGTCCGCGCAGACCGGTAGTTATCGACGGAATGTCAGGTCCGATCATGCTGGTATCCGATACCAGGATGATGTCGGCTGCGAGCATGTCTTTGTGCTCGGTGCACCATTTTCCAAGGTTGGGCGAGCCGATTTCTTCCTCGCCTTCGATCATGAATTTTACATTGCAGGGCAGGTTGCCTGTGGCCACCAGGGTTTCGAATGCCTTGGCGTGCATGAAGGCCTGACCTTTGTCGTCGTCGGCCCCACGGGCGTAAATCTTGCCATCGCGGATCTCCGGCTCAAAAGGCGGACTTTTCCACAACTCAATCGGATCTACGGGCATCACATCGTAATGTCCGTAAACCAGCACAGTCGGCAGGGCAGGGTCGATGATTTTTTCGCCATACACCACCGGGTTGCCATCGGTGGGCATCACCTCGGCACGGTCGGCTCCGGCTTTGAGCAGGCTGTCGCGCCAGTACTCAGCAGCACGTATCATATCTGCTTTGTGTTCGCTCTGCGAGCTGATGGAAGGAATACGGATCAGACCGAAAAGCTCCTCCAGGAAACGGTCTTTGTTACTTTCGATGTAAGGTTTAATATTTTCCATGTTGCGGTTTTTGCATTTGGCGCTAAGGTAGCCATTTGGCCGAAGTCAGGCAAACTCAGGGGGTCTCGTCAACAGTCTTTTAAACATTTTTTCAAAATGCCTGTGCAGATTGCGCAATCAGAAAATATCATTGACAAAGCCATCCGGATTGCGTTCAAGGCCGGTTATCTGCACGTCGAGCCAGGTCCATTTTCCTTCGGGCAGGATCCAGCTTACCCGCACACGCGAGGGCAAATCGATTCCATCAAAGCGCTGCCATTCGTAAGCTTCGGTGACCCATTCGTATCGCTGCGGATCGTTTTCGTTCATCAGCCGCATGGCCGAGAGCATCAGAAATCGCCCTTTTTCGTCGAAGGTAAATCGTGCCGATGCCTGCATGTCGTGGATTCGGATGGTGGCAACGGCGTTTTGGTTATCAATCTCCTGCCAGCTGATATGATCGCTGAGCGCTGCCCAGGGATACCACACCAGTTCGCCCAGGTAGCGGATCAGGCTGCCATCGGCGGTGGCTGGCCCCGTTGCTTTGACCAAATCCACCAGCCCGTTGGCCCGGATGTGCATCTCGGCTTTGCCTGATGCAAAAAGGTCGCGGCCTTGTATGTGGATCAACGGACTGACATTTAGCTTCACTTTCCAGATGAAAGCCGGTTGATGCACAAGTGCGTATTGCTCGGCCTGCGCCTCAAACCACTGTTTTTGAGAAGGTTTCAGCTTCATTTGCAGCTTTTGGCTCACCTTGATTGCACTTACCTCCGTGCTGAAGTCAGCCCCGCTTTGCCTGAGCCAATTGCGCACAGCTTCGGGCAGGCTGTCGGTCATATGATTCATTTTACCTGCATCGGCTTCATAATGGTTCCGGGTAGCCAGCAGTTCGTGAAGCTCATTCCGGTTGGCAATATCCATCCTGTGCATGCCAAACCACATCCAGGCAATGGTCAAAATCAGCAGGTTAGGTATCATGCCATATTTGGCTGCCTGCCACGAAAACAGGATGAGTACCATCGAAACTGCGGCTCCGGCCAGGCTCACAAATGGCCAGGCTTCGTGACCTGCCCAAAAAAGCAGGGCAGCTGCAACAAAAAGCAAAGCCGACACCAGCCAGCCCATTCCGGCGGCTCTGCCGATGCTTAGTTCAAGCTCTTCGATCCTGACAAGGTCAAAGGCTTTAAGAAATCCCATCAGGTGAATGCTCCCATGCACCAGGATAAGCAGTGCGAAAAGGTGTCTGAACATATTGTCAAGGTTTAGCGTGAAAACAAATAAAATCTCAGGCCAATGGCTCCAAACGAGGTTCCGGGCATTTCGGCATCCGTTGGGTTGTAGGGATCGGTGAACACACGTGAGCCGCGGTAAAGCGATCCGTAAAGCCCAATTCTGGGCTTGCCGTTTTCGTTGAGCAGGTTGCCCTGAAAACTAAGCGTGGCGCCCGAGCTGCGCTTGTTTATGCTGTAATCGGGCAATAGGCCGTGCTCCACTGCATGCAGGTGATTGAATTGCAGGAGGTAACCCGCCGAAATTCTGAGTCCGGCCTGTGGAAGCAAGCCTGGTAGTACCGGAAATCCAATGGTAAAAGGTATGTTGAGTTGGTTCAGGCTGATATCTCTCCGGCCTTCGTAGCCCCAGTCGGCGTCGTGGTAAGTAAAATGCTGACGGTTGTTCATGAGCTCGGCCCCAGTCTCGAACTCAACCGGTCCAAGGCTTTGCGCTGCGCGTAAGCCGGCGTGAAAGCCCGCACGTGTTGCCCCGGTGTACGCATCAGCTTGTTTGTCCAATGCCGACATGTCGGTGTTTTCGGTCATGCCGCCCAAGTTGATGCCTGCCACTGCGGAAATTCTGGTTTTGGTGGTTTGCTGTCCGGCACTGCACGAAAGCAGCAGGACCGGAAAAAGAAAACGCAAAAGATGTTTCATGGTATGTATGATTTAGTTTGTTGAAAATCAGTTATTAGACATTCAAAGGCCTTTAGCATTCCACGGGTGAACCGTGGAAGCACAATCTTCATCATTGCCTGCATCATATGATTCATTGTGGTTTGTGGTTAGTCCAATGCGATTGAATGAAAAGCTTTCCTGCCGCATCCTTCGTAATCTTTGCCTGCCAGAGGTAGTTTTTCGGCCAGTGGCGAAACATAGCTGCGGCGCGATATAGAATTCTCAGACTCAGGCGGTCCGGTCTGGGTTTCCAGCCATCGGTTGGTTGCAAAACGAGGTGGAGGGTGTCGCCATCACGTCGGGCCTTGATGGTGCCGCCGATCATTCCGGCTGATTTGTGGCCGCTGAGTGTGAAGCGGGATTCGTAAGGGGTATGCCGCTGGAAAAGCACATTCAGAGGTGGCATAGCCTGGTCAAGATGCATCGTAACCGGATAATCGGCTCCATACCAGGTTGCGGATATAAGCTGGCCGGAAGCGTCATGGTTCAGCTCCACGTCAGTGTTCTGGTGTATTGTATGAAGAGGCAATGTGCTTTCGGCTGCCGGAAGAAAGCTTGCAATCACCGGTCGCATGCTGTAGCGGGTAAAGTACATGCGTTTTCCATCGATGGGAAATGCCAGTTTGTCGGCCTCATGCAATCTACCGCCGATTCGGATGTGCAGCTCAGTGTTTTTGCGTCTGACAAAATAAAAGTCGTGAAGCAGCAGAAAGGGTAAAGCCTGGGGTTCGGATGCGGCAAGTCCCATGGGTGCGAGCAGGCTGAAAGGCTTACGCTTTTTGTGGCCGTGCTCTGATACCACAACAGAGACCTGCCTGTCAAAGGCATCCCGAAAATCATATGAAGCAGTGATTCCTGTGGTCGTCATCCGGAACTCAGCTTCGGCAAACACGGTAGGAACCAGCTTCGACAGGCCTTTGCCGGCAATGCGGTAGGTCGTGGAATCCGGTTGCAAGCGGGGGTCATGATACACATCTACCCGTCCGTCCAGCCTCCAGCCAATGACAAGGTGGGCTTCGTTACCATCAGACAACCTCATCACCTGTGGTTCGAAACCCTCGTAGATTGAATCGGGGTCGTTTGTAAAATTTACCAGCAAGATGCGTTTGATGGGGTCGAACCTTATTGCAAATGGGTAGGGGATCTCATCGGGCTTATGGGCTTGCCGCACTGTCTTGCCCCAGGAAGGCAGAGAAAATATCACCGAACATAGCGCGACAAGGATAATCATTTGAACTTTGAGCGGCCTTTGTGTTGGCATGGGCAGAGGTTTTGGTTTCTGCCGGCAAAACTACCCGTGCCGTGGCCAAATGGGGTCTCAACTTGCTTTTACCTGGTTTCATTTTGTCGCCGGACTGGTATCACTTTTTTTAAGACATTGTGAATCAGGTTTGTATGAGGAATGTATTTTTTGAGGATTATAATATGGAAACGCGTGGAATGTGTTTGTGATGCCGCCCCTACGGGGCTATTGACGTGTCGCCCCTAACGGGGCTATTGACGTGTCGCCCCTACGGGGCTATTGACGTGTCGCCCCTACGGGGCTATTGGCGTGTCGCCCCTACGGGGCTATTGACGTGTCGCCCCTAACGGGGCTATTGACGTGTCGCCCCTAACGGGGCTACCGATATGTCGCCTTTTTTGACGGGATGTTGGATAAAAACAGAAAGGTCGCATCCCAAGGGAATGCGACCTTATGTATAACACGTGGATGTGACTTATTTTTTATCTACTTCTTCGAAGTCAACATCGGTCACTTCGTCATCGCCACCACGGTTGCCGGTGTTGGTTCCGGCATCCTGATTCGGTGCCTGCTGCTGTTGTTGCTGGGTGGCCCTGTACATCTCCTCGCTTGCGCTTTGCCACACGGCATTGAGCTTGTTCATTGCGCTGTCGATGGCGCTCAGGTCCTGGCTCTTGTGGGCATTGCGAAGTTGCTCGAGGCTGCTTTCGATTTCAGCCTTTTTGTTCGAAGGCAGCTTGTCGCCGTATTCTTTCAGTTGTTTTTCGGTCTGGAAGATCAGTGCATCGGCTGCGTTGAGCTTGTCCACCCTTTCTTTTTCGCGGCGGTCGGCTTCGGCATTGGCTGCGGCTTCTTCCTTCATCCGTTTGATTTCCTGTTCGGTGAGTCCCGAAGAGGCTTCGATGCGGATGCTTTGGGATTTGCCTGTGGCCTTGTCTTTGGCCGACACATGCAGGATGCCGTTGGCGTCGATGTCGAAGGTTACTTCGATCTGTGGCACACCGCGCGGTGCCGGTGGGATGCCGTCGAGGTGGAAGCGGCCGATGCTCTTGTTGTCGCGGGCCATGGGCCTTTCGCCCTGCAGGATGTGGATTTCTACCGAGGGCTGGTTGTCCGATGCTGTCGAGAACACCTCCGATTTGCGGGTCGGGATGGTGGTGTTGGCTTCGATCAGCTTGGTCATCACACCGCCGAGGGTTTCTATACCCAGCGAGAGGGGGGTTACGTCGAGCAGAAGCACGTCTTTAACCTCGCCTGTGAGTACACCGCCCTGGATGGCAGCGCCAACGGCTACTACTTCGTCGGGGTTCACGCCTTTCGAAGGTTCCTTGCCAAAGAAGTCGCGCACAATCTGCTGGATGGCAGGGATGCGAGTGGAACCACCAACAAGAATTACTTCGTCGATGTCGGAAGCCGACAGGCCGGCATCCTTGAGCGCCTGACGGCAAGGCTCGATGGTAGCCCTGATCAGGTGGTCGTTGAGCTGCTCAAATTTGGCACGGGTCAGCTTGCGTACCAGGTGTTTCGGCACACCGTCAACCGGCATGATGTAAGGCAGGTTGATTTCGGTCTCGGTGGAGCTCGAAAGCTCAATCTTGGCCTTTTCGGCAGCTTCTTTAAGGCGCTGCAGGGCCATGGGGTCCTTGCGCAGGTCAACGCCTTCGTCTTTCATAAACTCCTCGGCCAGCCAGTTGATGATGTTCTGGTCGAAGTCGTCGCCACCGAGGTGGGTGTTGCCGTTGGTCGATTTTACTTCGAACACCCCGTCGCCAAGCTCGAGGATCGAGATGTCGAACGTACCGCCGCCAAGGTCATATACAGCTACTTTGATGTCGTTCTTCTTTTTATCCAGACCGTAGGCTAAGGCTGCAGCTGTGGGTTCGTTGATGATGCGGCGCACCTTGAGACCGGCAATTTCTCCGGCTTCTTTGGTGGCCTGACGCTGCGAGTCGCTGAAATAAGCCGGCACGGTGATTACAGCTTCTGTAACAGGCTGACCCAGATAGTCTTCGGCTGTTTTCTTCATTTTCTGAAGAATCATAGCCGAAATTTCCTGAGGGGTGTACATTCTGTCGTCAATCTGCACACGCGGGGTGTTGTTGTCGCCGCGCACAACTTTATAGGGCACCCTTTCAACTTCTTTGGTCACACGGTCGAAGGTCTCGCCCATAAAGCGTTTGATCGAAAAGATGGTGCGCTTCGGGTTGGTGATGGCCTGGCGTTTTGCCGGATCGCCCACCTTGCGCTCACCGCTATCTGTAAAAGCCACAATCGAAGGTGTGGTGCGGCGTCCCTCGCTGTTGGGGATCACCACAGGCTCGTTACCTTCCATTACGGCCACACATGAATTTGTCGTTCCTAAGTCTATTCCAATAATTTTTCCCATATTGTTTCCTCCTGAATTAAATTTCCCTTCCGCCGTCAATGATTATGCCAAGCAGGTCTTCATCAGGCTGAAAATCAATATTCAGGGGTGCTTTTTATCAATAAAACCAATTTTGTCTTATTAACTAACTGTAAACCAGCGTGTTAAGATTTGGACAGATATAACAATTCCCCAATGCTGTAATGCTGACAAAAAGGCAGAAACGCATAAAAGCAAGGGGCCGGAATCCGCGACATTGGCTGACAAATGGCAGCGGTGAGGTCAGGAAGAAGGGTCAGGGGACAGGTTTGATTTCGAAACCCCAGTTGAAGTCTTCCACCAGTTTCACTTCGCTCTGCACCGACAGTCGGTAGGTACGCACCACAGTGCGGCGCGACGAAAAGATGCCGGTACCGTTGTTAATGTTGGTAAACTGCGGCCGCTCCTGGACCACGCTGTTGCTGGGGCTGTTCACATCGATGTAGGTGCTGAGCTCATCGCCCGCACAGGCAATGACCACGTCCACCGGGCCGGCAAAGCGGCGTACATTCAGCTGATTGGTGAGCTGTCCGCCCAGGCGGTTATAAAATTCCTGACCCAGGTAGCTGATTTCCATGTTTTCGCCACCACCAAGGGTTTCCGAACGTCGCATCCCAAGGTTCCATTCCATGGTTTTCTTTACCGTATCGGCTACACCTGGTATAAGTTCTTCGTAATGAAACACCAGTTTCACTTCATACCGCTTGCCATTTTCGGCCGAGTTCCATCTGATGAGTGCGGGTGTGGTTGCAGCAAAGTTGATGCGGTTGGTGGGCTGCAGAATTGCAAAATCCCTAACGATGTTTGCAGTCGATGTCACCGGTTCCCCGCTGGGTTTGTTGATTGTGAGGGTGTAGGTGGCATTGGGGTTGAGGGCGGCTTTGGTGTAATAAACTTTCTGGCTGGGGAAATAAAACACCGAGTCGCCGGCCAGTTTGTTGTGTATGGTGATGGTGTCGAGCGTGATGGGTGGGAGCGTATTGCTGCCCACTTTACCCTGGAGCTGCACCTCGAGCTTGCCGGGATAATTGCTCGAATCGGGGATGCGGGCAATGAGCAGGGCGTTGCCCGGCCCCAGAAAAGCCTTGGTTATCTTGATAAAGGTAGTGTCGGCGCCTGCCTCGAGCATGCCGTAAACTATGGTAATATCTTTATAGTCGGCAAAGTTGTCCACATCGGTACTGCACGCACTTATGAGTAATGTGGTGGTCAGCAAAACAATGCCTGCAAGTCGGTAAAACATAAGATTAAACATTCATTGAAGGGTGCAAAAGTAACGTTTATCAGTTTGTTTTGTTGCGGCTGGTCAATTATCGGCCGGCCGGCTCTTGTTAAAGGGCTTTTATTTGCCCTACCTTTGCCGGCAGTTTCAACACCGATTAAACATGTATCTTTCAAGAGATATTCCAAAAATCACCACCCATGTGCTTCAGGAGATGAAGCTCAAGGGCGAGAAGATAGCCATGCTCACGGCCTACGACTATTCCATGGCCAAGATTCTGGACGAGGCAGGTATCGATGTCATCCTGGTTGGCGACAGCGCCTCGAATGTGATGGCCGGACATAAAACCACCCTGCCCATCACCCTCAACGAGATGATCTATCATGCTTCGTCGGTGATGCGGGCGGTCAAGCGTTCGCTCGTGGTGGTGGATATGCCTTTCGGGACTTACCAGGGCAATTCGAAAGAGGCGCTGCAGTCGGCCATCCGCATCATGAAGGAATCTGGCGCAAACGCGGTCAAGCTGGAAGGCGGAGCCGAAATCGTCGAGTCGGTGGAGCGCATCCTGAGCGCAGGCATTCCGGTGCTGGGTCATCTTGGACTTACGCCTCAGAGCATCAATAAGTTTGGTACCTACGTGGTTCGGGCACGCGAGGAGCGCGAAGCTGAAAAACTGCGCAGCGATGCCAAACTGCTTGAGGAAACGGGGTGCTTTGGCATCGTGCTCGAAAAAATTCCCGCTGCCCTGGCGGCCGAGGTTACGGCCTCGCTCCGCATCCCGACCATCGGCATAGGGGCGGGCAGCGGCGTGGACGGACAGGTGCTGGTGTTGCACGATATGCTGGGCATCAACCAGCAATTTTCGCCCCGCTTCCTCAGGCGCTACCACAACCTGTACGAAGAAATACGCGGAGCCGTTGGCAGCTACATCCACGATGTAAAAACCCTCGATTTTCCGAACGAGCGCGAGCAATATTAATTATAGGTGAGCATCCCGCTGAGCGAAAGAATCCTGTATCAGGACAACCATCTTCTGATCATTAACAAACTGCCTTCGGAGCTGGTGCAGGGCGACAAAACCGGCGACCTCACCCTGCTCGAAGAGGTCAGAAACTACATCCGAATCAGCCGCAACAAACCCGGAGAGGCTTTTGTGGGCCTGGTGCACCGCCTCGACCGGCCGGTAAGCGGATGTGTGATCTATGCCAAAACCAGCAAGGCGCTCAGCAGGCTTACCAATATGGTCAAGAACAGGGAGATAGAAAAGACCTACTGGGCTGTAGTACGCAACGCACCCCCAAACACCGCAGGCCGCCTCGAACATTTTCTTTTGAAAAACGAAAAACTCAACAAATCGTTTGTGGTGGATGCCACCAAACCCGGCGCACAGCCTGCGCATCTGGACTACAAGCTATTGGATACCAGCAGGTCGTTCTTCCTTCTGGAAGTAAAGCTGCACACCGGCCGTCACCATCAGATCCGCGTACAGCTAGCTGCCATGGGATGTCCTATAGCCGGCGACCTCAAGTATGGCGACAGCCGCACCCTCGCCAAAGGAGCCATTGCCCTGCATGCCCGCAGCCTCCGGCTGATCCATCCTGTGAGCAAACAGGAATTGTTCGTGGAAGCCAATCCCCCTGCCTCACCACCCTGGAACTATTTTCAAATATTCCCGATTCAGGAATTTGGTGCCGGAAAATAGCTTTTATGTAAATAATTTATCTTTGTGCCATATTGACATATGATGACTGTCGACCTCTTCATCCCGTGTTTTATCGACCAGATGTTCCCCGAAACCGGGATGAACACCGTCAAGCTGCTCAAAAAGGCCGGTGTGAACGTGCATTACAATCCTGCGCAGACCTGTTGCGGTCAGATGGCTTTTAATGCCGGCTTCTGGGACGAGGCAAAGAAACTTGGTGAGAAGTTTATGGACGATTTTCCGCACGACCGGCCGATTGTTGCCCCCTCGGCTTCGTGCACAGGATATATCAAGAACTATTTCTCAGAGCTGTTTCACAATACCGGTAGTCATATGGAATACAAGCGCGTTGTGCGCAATGTATTCGAAATCAGCGATTTTCTTGTAAACAAGCTCGGCTTTCTCGACTTTGGCGCCACCTTCGCGCACAAGGTCACTTACCACGACAGTTGCGCAGCGCTGCG
This window of the Bacteroidota bacterium genome carries:
- the dnaK gene encoding molecular chaperone DnaK; the protein is MGKIIGIDLGTTNSCVAVMEGNEPVVIPNSEGRRTTPSIVAFTDSGERKVGDPAKRQAITNPKRTIFSIKRFMGETFDRVTKEVERVPYKVVRGDNNTPRVQIDDRMYTPQEISAMILQKMKKTAEDYLGQPVTEAVITVPAYFSDSQRQATKEAGEIAGLKVRRIINEPTAAALAYGLDKKKNDIKVAVYDLGGGTFDISILELGDGVFEVKSTNGNTHLGGDDFDQNIINWLAEEFMKDEGVDLRKDPMALQRLKEAAEKAKIELSSSTETEINLPYIMPVDGVPKHLVRKLTRAKFEQLNDHLIRATIEPCRQALKDAGLSASDIDEVILVGGSTRIPAIQQIVRDFFGKEPSKGVNPDEVVAVGAAIQGGVLTGEVKDVLLLDVTPLSLGIETLGGVMTKLIEANTTIPTRKSEVFSTASDNQPSVEIHILQGERPMARDNKSIGRFHLDGIPPAPRGVPQIEVTFDIDANGILHVSAKDKATGKSQSIRIEASSGLTEQEIKRMKEEAAANAEADRREKERVDKLNAADALIFQTEKQLKEYGDKLPSNKKAEIESSLEQLRNAHKSQDLSAIDSAMNKLNAVWQSASEEMYRATQQQQQQAPNQDAGTNTGNRGGDDEVTDVDFEEVDKK
- a CDS encoding RNA pseudouridine synthase, which codes for MLYQDNHLLIINKLPSELVQGDKTGDLTLLEEVRNYIRISRNKPGEAFVGLVHRLDRPVSGCVIYAKTSKALSRLTNMVKNREIEKTYWAVVRNAPPNTAGRLEHFLLKNEKLNKSFVVDATKPGAQPAHLDYKLLDTSRSFFLLEVKLHTGRHHQIRVQLAAMGCPIAGDLKYGDSRTLAKGAIALHARSLRLIHPVSKQELFVEANPPASPPWNYFQIFPIQEFGAGK
- a CDS encoding DUF4249 family protein, with protein sequence MFYRLAGIVLLTTTLLISACSTDVDNFADYKDITIVYGMLEAGADTTFIKITKAFLGPGNALLIARIPDSSNYPGKLEVQLQGKVGSNTLPPITLDTITIHNKLAGDSVFYFPSQKVYYTKAALNPNATYTLTINKPSGEPVTSTANIVRDFAILQPTNRINFAATTPALIRWNSAENGKRYEVKLVFHYEELIPGVADTVKKTMEWNLGMRRSETLGGGENMEISYLGQEFYNRLGGQLTNQLNVRRFAGPVDVVIACAGDELSTYIDVNSPSNSVVQERPQFTNINNGTGIFSSRRTVVRTYRLSVQSEVKLVEDFNWGFEIKPVP
- a CDS encoding (Fe-S)-binding protein yields the protein MTVDLFIPCFIDQMFPETGMNTVKLLKKAGVNVHYNPAQTCCGQMAFNAGFWDEAKKLGEKFMDDFPHDRPIVAPSASCTGYIKNYFSELFHNTGSHMEYKRVVRNVFEISDFLVNKLGFLDFGATFAHKVTYHDSCAALREYGLTGEARMLLAQVKGLELVEMPDRHVCCGFGGTFAARFEPISVAMTEQKVQNALSTGAEYIVSTDSSCLMQMHSYIRKQQLPIQVIHLVDILASGW
- the panB gene encoding 3-methyl-2-oxobutanoate hydroxymethyltransferase; this encodes MYLSRDIPKITTHVLQEMKLKGEKIAMLTAYDYSMAKILDEAGIDVILVGDSASNVMAGHKTTLPITLNEMIYHASSVMRAVKRSLVVVDMPFGTYQGNSKEALQSAIRIMKESGANAVKLEGGAEIVESVERILSAGIPVLGHLGLTPQSINKFGTYVVRAREEREAEKLRSDAKLLEETGCFGIVLEKIPAALAAEVTASLRIPTIGIGAGSGVDGQVLVLHDMLGINQQFSPRFLRRYHNLYEEIRGAVGSYIHDVKTLDFPNEREQY
- a CDS encoding dipeptidase, yielding MENIKPYIESNKDRFLEELFGLIRIPSISSQSEHKADMIRAAEYWRDSLLKAGADRAEVMPTDGNPVVYGEKIIDPALPTVLVYGHYDVMPVDPIELWKSPPFEPEIRDGKIYARGADDDKGQAFMHAKAFETLVATGNLPCNVKFMIEGEEEIGSPNLGKWCTEHKDMLAADIILVSDTSMIGPDIPSITTGLRGLSYWQVEVTGPNRDLHSGLFGGAVANPINTLAEMIAGMLDKDNRITIPGFYDDVLEATPEERELLNKAPFSLEAYKQALDLEEVRGETGYTTIERVGIRPTFDVCGIWGGYTGEGAKTVLPSKAYAKISCRLVPNQHHEKIGRLFADHFTSIAPKTVKVKVEYLHGGQAYVCPIDLPAYKAAEKAYMQTFGKQPVPMRSGGSIPIISTFEQILGLKTILMGFGLESDAIHSPNENYPLENFYKGIETITWFYHYFASSKA